In the Opitutaceae bacterium genome, one interval contains:
- a CDS encoding RHS repeat-associated core domain-containing protein: MNPARFLLSTGACLLVLASMATPLVADDCISCETLVPVYLTGEFDAAYPPPGYNPWIDLDLSNGNAGKAVWADGTYAFDPGTASLVPGKEYTVTVTGDWVEGYRAHFNPSEGYTVFINGLERNFYDASSTVINLDPLIGMPSDSFSIRVEVVPGSNFTPAGVALPLSSGKVVWRVGMGQLRNGKSAGYMAIRQDNLDATTFQISSLIYESPSPEVDRVPNTGALSQVRAPFGLVTVTTISGGYRLAFYSSATGPVNGYYTPSGSAFVTYDITSQSNYSIMRIDRTRGSQTSRTELKKATASDWQMTDWGTPTTNGVSGIRHDVRRFSSGNLVEETLVKSSLSDLDTAAATRTQDTYVNKAWGRELMSSKADFGVSDLTTTYAYYETTSENGRYTKIKSISRPDGSWIGFDYFDDLTRRGRLRYEFRPFEDDPTTPTFSLSSGRVTTYTYDHSDWNGERRLPTQISTSINSVQVAKTTIAYSSAIINGQPVRIETRLDFSDSTQSLQTVTKTYDKNASDSFFRDLTYCVRRPDGTIDSYVYQNGYVDPATKAFEPDSAGGARRRLVFHGAATNGGDSGATCYSSYSGITMEPLYMIPHQSTMDEEVTGIDGRPLLRNQYLFIGSATFAPIGDGAFIMCTPEGTPSWINNIRRSWSFLDYNSTWVDGLKTADTDSDGIQRSYTYDVLGRLTGITVTAKGAIPALTTTLEYDADNRKVAEERGSSAQIISRWQFDQAGRLTKSTVPGQNGGKDTDYAYFNGGRDVTATQPDGSTIETVRYRDGQTKSVTGTASPPAYYDYTINTGGTYPSGSQTVRHQLASGGSDGAGWSKTTSDWLGRVTEIAHPTFNAGGTNHRIKHTYSPTTGQLTLKETVSGSTGAGTALLPPEHYTYNVMGRLSRVAADVTGGGIATASMDRIRDYEYDSFTESTSRFLRERVYLYATANSATRTLESTRSRRVSGLSATLASEERVTDAAGTTTTTRKLVDQANALVEIETAVSGVGNPGRRTHQNGLLIEDETPSGVFTDYLYDAWWRLSFEDFQASATGGYDVPKTGYIYHSGTDLVSSVRTYYGFGTNDYYTQEALIYDNMNRVKRRQDAYGKITRTAYVIRTANDPTTVYQWGTKTHPTKTVFDTYGQKTELRTYRSGATMWELDQDDEDGEAVLPSDFSNSAKGDPTTWAYDSWTGLMSAKTDAAAESVTYTYNPRGQLSVRTLARGGTATHTYFDTTPTLTGELKKVDYSGTITPDVEYTYNRAGQTATVLDALGTRSFTYNAALRLTKEVLPNGFLGNLQINHAYESSGAHRRTSLEVGPSTDTDRDLKDVYAYHASTGRLSTIAAHYSGGPRTFTYSYLPGTDLVDSVSSGYYERSTYWQSFRRLEDAVETTWNGSLRASYLYGYDLEGRRLAENVTGPITTKWDAGWTHGFQMSWSYTGRGEIDLTKTRLLDGSGQPTGSWVSSWERDWNWDDVSNRTFEDHVDDQQDRTYSANSLNQYNWYEEDEHQYNFNHDDDGNLTDDGTWSYTYDLEDRVIGMSKSGITLSFTYDYLGRRVRKVASGGAYPGTYEYVYDGFNAIAIYRNDARMGSYTWGPDKTGTLHGAGGVGGLLMVRNVSNGLSFPMMDARGNVTGMLDSSGNIYRAYQFDAFGNTVGYVLNAGVQSMDFIGFAGNFTDIESGLVDFGMRLYQPKHGRFIHRDPIGEAGGENLYAHTWNDPVNRWDLLGMIDPDEQDRLAREQDIFLWDTFSQNRDTMMEPGFEYYFSYQQGAGQLMSDHLGFLNNHVHTVFVDNVTGKIVGAANVWGNGFIDANGSLLSVSGSFQIGTNFILQTHNTSPEMGNRGGSVPGNLPATPRLSHRDNGRDVSVVAGGNSDDGDYLVDITLRVRFKNQFGGRYRMENTIDRWINGIESTWTGIFGRYDVSTEVINMTGKSGPALNVWVWARLDGYGRFGAESTNFQDSTSAWAAAHEAGHWLGLPDLYTEEAMHLYPQLYYKSDGNLMKSVSGSVWERDITSIIERNHP; the protein is encoded by the coding sequence GTGAACCCGGCGCGTTTCCTCCTTTCGACCGGAGCCTGCCTTCTGGTCCTCGCCTCCATGGCCACGCCCCTTGTGGCCGATGACTGCATCAGTTGCGAAACCCTCGTTCCCGTCTACCTGACCGGCGAATTCGATGCGGCCTATCCTCCTCCTGGCTACAATCCATGGATCGATCTTGATCTGTCCAATGGGAACGCCGGCAAAGCGGTCTGGGCCGACGGCACCTACGCTTTCGATCCCGGGACGGCTTCGCTTGTGCCCGGAAAGGAATACACCGTCACAGTGACGGGTGACTGGGTGGAAGGCTACCGGGCGCATTTCAACCCAAGTGAGGGCTACACCGTCTTCATAAACGGTCTCGAGCGCAATTTCTACGACGCCTCGTCGACCGTCATCAACCTTGATCCCCTGATCGGGATGCCCAGCGACAGCTTTTCCATCCGGGTCGAAGTCGTGCCTGGCAGCAACTTTACGCCGGCCGGCGTGGCCCTGCCCCTTTCCAGCGGCAAGGTCGTCTGGCGCGTGGGCATGGGCCAGCTGCGCAACGGCAAATCCGCCGGCTACATGGCCATCCGACAGGACAATCTGGATGCCACCACCTTTCAGATTTCATCACTGATCTACGAGTCCCCGTCGCCCGAAGTGGACCGCGTCCCGAATACCGGCGCGCTCTCCCAGGTACGCGCCCCGTTTGGCTTGGTCACGGTGACGACGATCAGCGGCGGTTACCGGCTCGCTTTCTATTCCTCGGCGACGGGACCGGTCAACGGCTACTACACGCCCTCGGGCAGTGCCTTCGTCACCTACGACATCACCTCGCAGTCAAACTACTCGATCATGCGGATTGATCGGACGCGCGGCAGCCAGACGTCGCGGACCGAACTCAAGAAGGCGACCGCGTCCGATTGGCAGATGACGGACTGGGGAACTCCAACCACGAACGGGGTGAGCGGCATCCGCCACGATGTGCGCAGGTTTTCCAGCGGCAATCTGGTCGAGGAGACACTCGTCAAGAGCAGTCTGTCCGACCTCGACACTGCCGCCGCCACCCGCACCCAGGATACCTACGTCAACAAAGCGTGGGGCCGCGAACTGATGAGCAGCAAGGCGGACTTCGGCGTAAGCGACCTGACCACGACCTACGCCTATTATGAAACCACCTCCGAGAACGGACGCTACACCAAGATCAAGTCGATCTCCCGTCCGGACGGTTCCTGGATCGGATTCGACTACTTCGACGATCTGACACGGCGCGGCCGTCTGCGCTATGAGTTCCGGCCTTTCGAGGACGACCCCACCACGCCGACCTTTTCCCTGAGTTCGGGTCGGGTGACCACTTACACCTACGACCACTCTGACTGGAACGGCGAAAGACGGCTCCCGACCCAGATCAGCACATCGATCAACAGCGTGCAGGTCGCCAAGACCACCATCGCCTATTCGAGTGCGATAATCAACGGCCAGCCGGTCCGGATCGAGACCAGGCTGGATTTCTCCGATTCGACCCAATCCCTTCAAACCGTCACCAAGACCTACGACAAGAACGCGAGCGATTCCTTCTTCCGGGACCTGACCTACTGCGTTCGCCGACCCGACGGGACCATCGATTCGTATGTCTATCAGAACGGATATGTCGACCCCGCGACCAAGGCCTTTGAGCCGGATTCGGCGGGCGGAGCGCGCCGTCGTCTCGTCTTCCATGGCGCGGCCACCAACGGCGGCGACTCCGGCGCCACCTGTTATTCCAGCTACAGCGGCATCACCATGGAGCCGCTCTACATGATTCCCCACCAGTCCACCATGGATGAGGAGGTGACCGGCATCGACGGGCGCCCACTCCTTCGTAACCAGTATCTTTTCATCGGCAGCGCCACCTTTGCGCCGATCGGCGATGGCGCCTTCATCATGTGCACGCCGGAAGGCACCCCCAGCTGGATCAACAATATCCGACGTTCGTGGTCCTTTCTGGACTACAATTCCACCTGGGTCGACGGCCTGAAGACCGCCGATACGGACTCTGACGGGATTCAGCGCTCCTACACCTATGACGTCCTGGGCCGCTTAACCGGCATAACAGTCACCGCCAAGGGTGCCATCCCGGCGCTTACCACCACACTCGAATACGATGCCGACAACCGCAAGGTCGCCGAAGAACGCGGTTCCTCGGCGCAGATCATCAGCCGGTGGCAGTTCGACCAGGCTGGACGGCTGACGAAATCAACGGTGCCCGGCCAGAACGGCGGAAAGGACACCGACTACGCCTACTTCAACGGCGGTCGCGATGTCACTGCAACGCAACCCGACGGGTCCACCATCGAAACAGTCCGCTACCGCGACGGTCAGACCAAGTCGGTTACCGGCACGGCCTCGCCTCCCGCCTATTACGACTACACGATCAATACCGGGGGCACCTATCCGAGCGGTTCGCAGACTGTCCGGCACCAACTCGCAAGCGGAGGCTCAGATGGAGCGGGCTGGTCAAAGACCACCTCGGACTGGCTGGGACGGGTGACCGAAATAGCGCACCCCACCTTCAACGCCGGGGGGACCAACCATCGCATCAAGCACACCTACAGCCCCACCACGGGGCAGTTGACCCTGAAGGAGACGGTCAGCGGCAGCACCGGCGCCGGCACCGCCCTTCTCCCACCCGAGCACTACACCTACAACGTGATGGGCCGGCTGTCCCGGGTCGCGGCCGACGTGACCGGCGGCGGCATCGCCACCGCGTCGATGGACCGCATCCGCGACTACGAGTACGACTCTTTCACTGAGAGCACCTCGCGGTTCCTGCGTGAGCGGGTCTATCTCTATGCCACGGCCAACAGCGCCACCCGCACCCTCGAGTCTACCCGCAGCCGCCGGGTCAGCGGATTGAGCGCGACCCTCGCCTCGGAAGAACGGGTGACCGATGCGGCCGGGACCACCACCACGACCAGGAAGCTGGTCGATCAAGCCAATGCCCTGGTCGAGATTGAGACCGCCGTTTCAGGTGTCGGCAATCCCGGCCGCAGGACCCACCAGAACGGCCTTCTCATCGAGGACGAAACCCCGTCCGGGGTCTTCACGGACTACCTCTACGATGCCTGGTGGCGATTGAGCTTTGAGGACTTCCAGGCGAGCGCAACGGGAGGTTACGACGTTCCCAAGACCGGCTACATTTACCATTCCGGCACCGATCTGGTCAGCAGTGTCCGCACCTACTACGGCTTCGGCACCAATGACTACTATACCCAGGAAGCCCTGATCTACGACAACATGAACCGGGTGAAGCGCCGGCAGGACGCCTATGGCAAGATCACCAGGACCGCCTATGTCATTCGCACCGCCAATGATCCAACCACCGTCTACCAGTGGGGCACCAAGACCCATCCGACCAAGACGGTCTTCGATACCTACGGGCAGAAGACCGAGCTGCGCACTTATCGCTCCGGTGCAACCATGTGGGAACTCGATCAGGATGATGAAGACGGCGAGGCGGTCTTGCCGTCGGACTTTTCCAACAGTGCCAAGGGCGACCCTACCACCTGGGCCTACGACTCCTGGACCGGCCTGATGTCGGCCAAGACCGATGCCGCGGCCGAGTCGGTGACCTACACCTACAACCCGCGGGGCCAGCTCAGCGTCAGGACCCTGGCCCGGGGCGGAACCGCCACCCACACCTACTTTGACACGACCCCGACCCTGACGGGGGAATTGAAGAAGGTCGATTACTCCGGAACCATCACCCCGGACGTCGAATACACCTACAACCGGGCCGGACAGACTGCCACCGTCCTTGATGCGCTGGGCACGCGCAGCTTCACCTACAATGCCGCCCTGCGGTTGACCAAAGAGGTCCTTCCGAACGGTTTCCTGGGCAACCTGCAGATCAACCATGCTTACGAGTCTTCCGGCGCCCATCGCCGCACTTCCCTCGAGGTCGGTCCCTCCACCGACACCGACCGTGATCTGAAGGACGTCTACGCCTACCACGCCTCGACCGGGCGGCTCAGCACCATCGCCGCCCATTATTCCGGAGGCCCGCGAACCTTCACCTACAGCTACCTGCCGGGAACCGACCTGGTGGATTCGGTCAGCAGCGGCTACTATGAACGCTCGACATACTGGCAGTCGTTCCGCAGGCTGGAGGACGCGGTGGAAACGACCTGGAACGGCTCTCTGCGGGCAAGTTACCTCTACGGCTACGACCTGGAGGGCCGCCGCTTGGCCGAAAACGTGACCGGGCCGATCACGACCAAGTGGGATGCCGGCTGGACCCACGGCTTCCAGATGAGCTGGAGCTACACCGGCCGGGGGGAAATCGACCTGACCAAGACTCGGCTGCTGGACGGTTCCGGCCAGCCGACCGGATCGTGGGTCAGCTCCTGGGAACGCGACTGGAACTGGGACGATGTCTCCAACCGCACCTTCGAGGACCACGTCGATGACCAGCAGGACCGCACCTACTCGGCCAACAGTCTCAACCAGTACAACTGGTATGAGGAAGACGAGCACCAATACAATTTCAATCACGATGACGACGGCAACCTGACCGACGACGGCACCTGGAGCTACACCTACGACCTGGAAGACCGGGTCATCGGCATGTCCAAGTCCGGGATCACCCTGAGTTTCACCTACGACTACCTGGGGCGCCGGGTGCGCAAGGTGGCCTCCGGCGGCGCCTATCCGGGCACCTACGAGTACGTCTACGACGGCTTCAATGCGATCGCCATCTACCGCAACGATGCGCGCATGGGCAGCTACACCTGGGGCCCGGATAAGACCGGCACCCTGCACGGGGCCGGCGGGGTCGGCGGGTTGCTCATGGTGCGCAATGTCTCCAACGGCCTGTCTTTTCCCATGATGGATGCGCGCGGCAACGTGACCGGCATGCTCGACAGCAGCGGCAACATCTACCGTGCCTACCAGTTTGACGCCTTCGGCAATACCGTCGGTTATGTTTTGAATGCCGGGGTCCAGTCCATGGACTTCATCGGATTTGCCGGGAATTTTACCGATATAGAGTCGGGACTGGTGGATTTCGGGATGAGGCTCTACCAGCCCAAGCACGGACGCTTCATCCACCGCGACCCCATCGGGGAGGCCGGAGGCGAAAACCTCTACGCCCACACCTGGAACGATCCGGTCAACCGGTGGGATCTGCTCGGGATGATCGATCCTGACGAACAGGACCGTCTGGCCAGAGAACAGGACATCTTCCTCTGGGATACCTTTTCGCAAAACCGTGACACCATGATGGAGCCCGGTTTTGAATACTATTTTAGCTATCAGCAGGGGGCCGGGCAGCTGATGAGCGATCATCTGGGATTTCTGAACAATCACGTTCACACGGTTTTCGTCGACAATGTCACCGGGAAGATCGTGGGCGCAGCCAACGTCTGGGGAAATGGCTTCATCGATGCAAATGGATCTCTGTTGTCTGTCTCAGGCTCGTTCCAAATCGGGACGAACTTCATCCTTCAAACCCATAACACCTCTCCGGAAATGGGAAACCGAGGTGGCAGTGTTCCCGGGAACCTCCCGGCCACTCCCAGGCTTTCACATCGTGACAATGGCCGCGATGTCTCTGTCGTCGCAGGTGGAAATTCCGACGACGGAGATTATCTCGTCGATATTACACTTCGAGTGAGGTTCAAGAACCAATTTGGTGGTCGTTATCGCATGGAAAATACGATTGACCGATGGATAAACGGAATTGAGTCGACTTGGACAGGCATCTTCGGGCGCTACGACGTATCGACTGAGGTAATCAATATGACGGGCAAATCCGGACCGGCCCTCAATGTTTGGGTCTGGGCACGACTCGATGGCTATGGAAGATTCGGAGCGGAGAGTACCAACTTCCAAGATTCCA